In Leptolyngbya sp. O-77, the genomic window GTTGCGGGCTACACCGATGAGATGTCGGTGTTTATCGAATCAAACCCAGGGCTGAAGTCGCGCTTCAATCGCTATTTCTATTTCGATCATTTCAAGCCGGAAGAACTGCTGGCAATTTTTGAAAATATGGGTAAAAAGAACCATTTCACCCTTACGCCGGAGGCCCGCGATACGCTGTTGAAACGCTTCGAGGCGCTGTATGTGAAGCGCGATCGCACGTTTGGCAATGGGCGCACCGTCCGCAACCTGTTTGAAAAAACCATCGAAAAGCAGGCCAACCGCCTCGCAGTTCTCTCCAACCTCACCGACGAAGTGCTGACCACGCTGCTGCCCGAAGACATTCCTACCGAACAAGCCAGCATCCACGCGGACAAGGTGGATTGGCAAGAACTAGCATCTCGCGAGAGCGGTGAGAATCAAGGTTGAGGCACACAACCTCTAACCTTTAACTAACCTTTAACCCTTCTCTAGCTCCGCTTTCATGCGTTCTAGCGTCGCGTGCATCTGGTCAAACATTTGCTGGGGCGTGATGCCAAATTGACCGAGGTGGGTTTTGAGCTGCTCGACGGTCATTTGTGCGGTGAAATCTTCCGACAGTTCAAAGCGCTTCATAAAAATGCGATAGCGCTCCATCATCGATTCCATCTGCTCAATGTAAATCTTTTTTCCTTCGCGGTCAAACTTGCCATAGCTCGACCC contains:
- a CDS encoding DUF1825 family protein — encoded protein: MGFFDSEIVQQEARQLFEDYQSLMQLGSSYGKFDREGKKIYIEQMESMMERYRIFMKRFELSEDFTAQMTVEQLKTHLGQFGITPQQMFDQMHATLERMKAELEKG